The following coding sequences lie in one Myxococcus xanthus genomic window:
- a CDS encoding deoxynucleoside kinase: protein MPRTTARTRSKPAQAAPAQEEAPAATPRSRNTMRVKVPKARRFVALAGNIGAGKTTAAKMISQAFGYELFDEPVIDNRFLRDYYADMTRWSFTLQLEFLIRRVEHHELIHSYRRSCVQDRTLYEDPEIFAKYLHGLGHLTNAELDLYYEYFQRLSRHIIRPDKVICFEVGSVEVLLQRIRTRGREEEKGIRHQFLRGLNGYYASFPLVLQEKYGVDCLTMDVSKQDIRRGRGREEFLDRVSTFLA, encoded by the coding sequence ATGCCTCGCACCACCGCTCGCACGCGCTCGAAGCCCGCCCAGGCCGCCCCCGCCCAGGAAGAGGCCCCCGCGGCCACCCCGCGTTCCCGCAACACGATGCGCGTCAAGGTGCCCAAGGCTCGGCGCTTCGTGGCGCTGGCGGGCAACATCGGCGCGGGCAAGACGACGGCGGCGAAGATGATCAGCCAGGCCTTCGGCTACGAGCTGTTCGACGAGCCCGTCATCGACAACCGATTCCTGCGTGACTACTACGCGGACATGACGCGGTGGTCCTTCACGCTCCAGCTCGAGTTCCTCATCCGGCGCGTCGAACACCACGAGCTCATCCATTCGTACCGCCGCAGCTGCGTGCAGGACCGCACCCTGTACGAGGACCCTGAAATCTTCGCCAAGTACCTCCACGGCCTGGGGCACCTGACGAACGCGGAGCTGGACCTGTACTACGAGTACTTCCAGCGGCTGTCGCGCCACATCATCCGCCCCGACAAGGTCATCTGCTTCGAGGTCGGCAGCGTGGAGGTGCTCCTCCAGCGCATCCGCACCCGGGGACGCGAGGAGGAGAAGGGCATCCGCCACCAGTTCCTTCGGGGCCTCAACGGCTACTACGCCAGCTTCCCCCTGGTGCTGCAGGAGAAGTACGGCGTGGACTGCCTCACCATGGACGTGTCGAAGCAGGACATCCGGCGAGGCCGGGGACGCGAGGAGTTCCTCGACCGCGTCTCCACCTTCCTGGCCTGA
- a CDS encoding acyl-CoA thioesterase, which translates to MTDLSAKNPKDTEVVMTQLILPPDANNLDAAFGGKVMQWIDICGAVAAQRHCRQVVVTASMDDLHFHAPIKVGWVALLHGRVLAAFRTSMEVGVTVHAENPLTGERHLTTSALLTFVAIDKDGQRVPVPPLLMETDADRMAFQEAQARRTLRLARQKENQSWLKVMTPIAGA; encoded by the coding sequence ATGACCGACCTGAGCGCGAAGAATCCGAAGGACACGGAGGTGGTGATGACCCAGCTCATCCTGCCTCCGGACGCCAACAACCTGGATGCTGCCTTCGGTGGCAAGGTGATGCAGTGGATTGACATCTGCGGGGCCGTGGCCGCGCAGCGCCACTGCCGGCAGGTCGTGGTGACGGCCTCCATGGATGATTTGCACTTCCACGCCCCCATCAAGGTGGGCTGGGTCGCGCTGCTGCACGGCCGGGTGCTGGCCGCCTTCCGAACCTCCATGGAGGTGGGCGTCACGGTGCACGCGGAGAACCCGCTCACCGGCGAGCGTCACCTCACCACCAGCGCGCTGCTGACCTTCGTGGCCATCGACAAGGACGGCCAGCGAGTGCCGGTGCCGCCCCTGCTGATGGAGACGGACGCGGACCGCATGGCCTTCCAGGAGGCCCAGGCACGCCGGACGCTGCGTCTGGCCCGGCAGAAGGAGAACCAGTCCTGGTTGAAGGTGATGACGCCCATCGCGGGTGCCTGA
- a CDS encoding serine/threonine-protein kinase, which yields MSSPQTAIPFGNYLLIKRLAVGGMAELFLSQRPPDPELVVLKRILPYLSEEPEFVQMFLDEARIAAQLHHPNIVQVHELGKEGDNIFIAMEYVEGVDLRRVMAEESKFGATVPYGVAARICAQVAAGLDYAHHSRGVDGRPLELIHRDVSPQNVMIGYDGRVKLVDFGIAKAGAFMERSKPGVIKGKFLYLAPEQVSQERLDHRADIFALGTMLYEITTGRQPFAKPTTEGILYAIRYEDPSPPHLLRDDYPQGLSRIVMRCLTKDRAQRYQRASEVRDALESFLASGTLRQSLDVSEYICRLLGEEEERTILHIPEAKGPGRREATVPLQGARLSQDAAPPRRPSVLESTAPTLSSATTPESDLASVPSAQLTPGLTARPTPRRASGDSVPVAFSGDEPEPATLMARPRDLPALQAGDDDDDSEMSTAVATTPVGYRAAALVVEDLDIGDGESTVPQRSRPKDIPSRPAATPPAPAPVRRSAPHMASPPARVAEPSRTRRPGPSSPSHVAASRRPPPPEEDAAPSVSITPVPPRRASSLDLELSQSVSLTPATVNQRPPPPRSPPPSRGARHKDEDDEDFLHTDLSQSSLEYTDPRPTLRDDPDDDESTMGYGGDSGEFTADTRAMPPKRKRPVALVVACVVGLLALGIGLTWWFLVGARGASAWPPQDLSVGALEQQGTASPVVRPAMGQALPAARLTNAPPVAQDDGRPEATAPTEPAKPPEPGAPASPDANADAPPAATAEVSRVSVRFDAPVRTVLRREGGERLPINTLVSLPAGPIRVSYQCPGRRKPKGTKPYLIEPASEGPLVLQIPCKKRR from the coding sequence GTGAGCTCGCCCCAGACGGCCATTCCGTTCGGTAACTACCTGCTGATCAAGCGGCTCGCCGTGGGAGGCATGGCGGAGCTGTTCCTGTCCCAGCGGCCGCCGGACCCCGAGCTGGTCGTGCTCAAGCGCATCCTCCCGTACCTCTCGGAGGAGCCCGAGTTCGTCCAGATGTTCCTGGACGAGGCGCGCATCGCCGCGCAGCTCCACCACCCCAACATCGTGCAGGTGCACGAGTTGGGGAAGGAGGGCGACAACATCTTCATCGCCATGGAGTACGTGGAGGGCGTGGACCTGCGGCGCGTCATGGCCGAGGAGTCCAAGTTCGGCGCCACGGTGCCCTATGGCGTGGCCGCGCGCATCTGCGCGCAGGTGGCCGCCGGCCTGGATTACGCGCACCACAGCCGCGGCGTGGACGGGCGCCCGCTGGAGTTGATCCACCGCGACGTCAGCCCGCAGAACGTGATGATCGGCTACGACGGACGCGTCAAGCTGGTCGACTTCGGCATCGCCAAGGCGGGCGCGTTCATGGAACGCAGCAAGCCGGGCGTCATCAAGGGCAAGTTCCTCTACCTGGCGCCGGAGCAGGTGTCGCAGGAGCGGCTGGACCACCGCGCGGACATCTTCGCGCTGGGCACCATGCTGTACGAAATCACCACCGGCCGGCAGCCCTTCGCCAAGCCGACGACGGAAGGCATCCTCTACGCCATCCGCTACGAGGACCCGTCGCCGCCGCACCTGCTTCGCGACGATTACCCGCAGGGGCTCTCGCGCATCGTCATGCGCTGCCTCACCAAGGACCGCGCCCAGCGCTACCAGCGCGCTTCGGAGGTGCGCGACGCGCTGGAGTCCTTCCTCGCCTCCGGCACCCTCCGGCAGAGCCTGGATGTGTCGGAGTACATCTGCCGGCTGCTGGGCGAGGAGGAGGAGCGCACCATCCTCCACATCCCCGAGGCCAAGGGCCCCGGCCGGCGTGAAGCCACCGTGCCGCTGCAGGGGGCCCGGCTCTCCCAGGACGCAGCACCGCCGCGGCGCCCGTCCGTACTGGAGTCCACCGCACCCACGCTGTCCTCCGCCACCACGCCCGAGTCCGACCTGGCCTCGGTGCCCAGCGCGCAGCTTACGCCCGGCCTCACCGCCCGGCCCACGCCTCGCCGCGCCTCCGGGGACTCGGTGCCGGTGGCCTTCTCCGGCGACGAGCCCGAGCCCGCCACGCTGATGGCGCGCCCGCGCGACCTGCCTGCCCTCCAGGCGGGTGACGACGACGATGATTCGGAGATGTCCACCGCCGTCGCCACCACGCCCGTGGGTTACCGGGCCGCCGCGCTGGTGGTGGAGGACCTGGACATCGGCGACGGTGAGTCCACCGTGCCGCAGCGGAGTCGACCCAAGGACATTCCATCCCGTCCTGCCGCGACACCTCCGGCTCCGGCTCCGGTTCGCCGCTCCGCGCCGCACATGGCGTCTCCTCCGGCGCGTGTGGCGGAGCCGTCCCGTACGCGTCGCCCCGGCCCGTCGTCTCCCTCGCACGTGGCGGCCTCGCGCCGGCCCCCTCCGCCGGAGGAGGACGCAGCTCCGTCCGTGTCCATCACGCCGGTGCCTCCGCGTCGCGCATCCTCGCTGGACCTGGAGCTCTCCCAGTCCGTCTCCCTGACTCCCGCCACGGTGAATCAGCGGCCGCCACCACCGCGGAGCCCGCCGCCGTCCCGAGGCGCCCGGCACAAGGACGAGGACGATGAAGACTTCCTCCATACCGACCTGAGCCAGTCCTCGCTGGAGTACACGGACCCTCGGCCCACGCTCCGGGATGATCCGGACGATGACGAGTCCACCATGGGCTATGGCGGGGACTCGGGCGAGTTCACCGCCGACACGCGGGCCATGCCGCCCAAGCGCAAGCGTCCGGTGGCGCTGGTGGTGGCGTGCGTCGTGGGGCTGCTCGCCCTGGGCATCGGCCTGACGTGGTGGTTCTTGGTCGGCGCGCGCGGAGCATCGGCGTGGCCGCCTCAGGACTTGTCGGTCGGCGCGTTGGAGCAGCAGGGAACGGCGTCACCTGTCGTCCGGCCCGCCATGGGACAGGCGCTGCCTGCCGCCAGACTCACGAACGCGCCCCCCGTGGCGCAAGACGACGGGCGTCCGGAAGCGACGGCGCCGACTGAACCGGCGAAGCCTCCGGAGCCGGGAGCACCAGCGTCCCCTGATGCCAACGCGGACGCACCGCCCGCGGCCACCGCCGAAGTCTCTCGGGTGAGCGTCCGCTTCGATGCTCCCGTCCGTACGGTGCTGCGGCGTGAGGGCGGCGAGCGCCTCCCCATCAACACCCTCGTCTCGCTGCCCGCGGGCCCCATCCGGGTGAGCTACCAGTGCCCGGGACGTCGGAAGCCGAAGGGTACAAAACCCTACCTCATAGAGCCAGCGAGCGAGGGGCCGCTCGTCCTGCAGATTCCGTGCAAGAAGCGACGCTAG
- a CDS encoding glycerophosphodiester phosphodiesterase: MASSPLPFLRGLRPTLHIAHRGGAAVAPENTLAAFRQAVERYRTDMVELDLHLTRDGELVVAHDATLERCTDGTGPLAALTLAELQRLDAGFHFTPDEGRTFPFRGQGVRIPSFRELLRAFPNLRLNVELKPDVPGIEDTFAQVLQEEGALERVCMGSELDTVAERLAERLPSACHFYPRDALAAFVIALRGGDTPPEDPRYTVLDMPLYFGEVRLVDTDFLQQCAARGKWVNVWTVDDPEEMKQLLAEGVGGIMTDRPDVLRQIMDAPSKPG, from the coding sequence ATGGCATCCTCTCCCCTCCCCTTCCTCCGCGGCCTGCGGCCCACGCTGCACATCGCCCACCGTGGAGGCGCGGCCGTGGCGCCGGAGAACACGCTGGCGGCCTTCCGGCAGGCCGTGGAGCGCTATCGCACGGACATGGTGGAGCTCGACCTCCACCTCACCCGGGACGGGGAGCTCGTCGTTGCCCATGACGCCACGCTGGAGCGCTGCACGGACGGCACGGGCCCTCTGGCCGCGCTCACGCTGGCCGAACTCCAGCGGCTGGACGCGGGCTTCCACTTCACGCCCGATGAAGGCCGCACCTTCCCGTTCCGGGGCCAGGGCGTGCGCATCCCCAGCTTCCGCGAACTGCTGCGCGCCTTCCCCAACCTGCGCCTCAACGTGGAGCTCAAGCCGGATGTCCCCGGCATCGAGGACACCTTCGCCCAGGTGCTTCAGGAGGAAGGCGCCCTGGAGCGGGTGTGCATGGGCAGCGAGCTGGACACCGTGGCCGAGCGGCTGGCGGAGCGTCTCCCTTCCGCCTGCCACTTCTATCCCCGCGATGCACTCGCGGCCTTCGTCATCGCCCTGCGTGGCGGGGACACGCCGCCGGAGGACCCTCGCTACACCGTGCTCGACATGCCGCTCTACTTCGGTGAGGTCCGGCTGGTGGACACGGACTTCCTCCAGCAGTGCGCGGCCCGGGGTAAGTGGGTCAACGTCTGGACGGTGGATGACCCGGAGGAGATGAAACAGCTCCTGGCGGAAGGCGTCGGCGGCATCATGACCGACCGGCCGGACGTCCTGAGGCAGATCATGGACGCCCCCTCGAAGCCGGGATAA
- a CDS encoding Ig-like domain-containing protein produces the protein MTSKTCLTALLGFGVLTACINVPDVVEPPELPDSGTPYVRLQLAGGATHVRDTVTVHIETNGESPDDVELLLDGAPLGHVTAPTEFAWDTSAHSEGQHSLTARVRLQNATWQSEPLVVTIDPTPPTIALRAPADGEEDVSASHPIRVEFSEALHPDSLAASSVELLVNGESVARTLSLSESQRALEIQAGVELPLPRDVEVKLTGVRDLAGNPVAAPSASWSWSVPAWLPVGPRDGLVIEEGAATLSRLALREHAPQAAIVAFRVDNGVGVRRWTGQTWERLGSVLKPASTTADFHFSNDGEPVVAFSHFFKREDEELGLVDVAETAIHRWAGAEWERFALTASDWDTAWPTNWPEQREAPSFAFDTAGTPFLAHGTGAYSGFGCQGDVHLAVQTQSDGNWLQVDSPSRGAPEQCGIVSTPTLSLNSSRLPVVAWAEVMQEGGTPTQDARIFVKQRTAVGWNALGGAIRHHSGGTFASQPVLKVSAADVPVLAWKESNPSGSGTTATDIYVRQWEDRQWKALGGPLSAAPGNTPADSPALALDSEGTPVIAWIEEEGTARHVHVRTWTGDDWLPLNTAPSAIPKSNGAATVSLQLDTDGTPWVAWDASPGGGPVRIFVYRFNR, from the coding sequence ATGACCTCCAAAACGTGCCTCACCGCCCTGCTTGGCTTCGGCGTCCTGACGGCCTGCATCAATGTCCCCGACGTCGTCGAGCCTCCTGAACTCCCGGACAGCGGGACGCCCTATGTCAGGCTCCAACTCGCCGGGGGCGCGACCCACGTTCGCGACACGGTCACCGTCCACATCGAAACCAACGGCGAGTCGCCCGACGACGTCGAACTCCTGCTCGATGGCGCGCCCCTTGGGCACGTCACGGCTCCGACCGAATTCGCATGGGACACCTCGGCGCATTCGGAAGGTCAACACTCACTGACCGCCCGTGTCAGGCTCCAGAACGCGACGTGGCAGAGCGAGCCACTCGTCGTCACCATCGACCCGACACCGCCTACCATCGCCCTGAGAGCGCCGGCCGACGGGGAAGAGGACGTCAGCGCATCCCACCCCATCCGGGTCGAGTTCTCCGAAGCGCTCCATCCAGACAGTCTCGCCGCCTCGAGCGTCGAACTCCTCGTCAACGGCGAAAGCGTCGCCAGGACACTGAGCCTCTCCGAATCCCAGCGGGCCCTGGAGATTCAAGCCGGCGTCGAGCTTCCGCTGCCCCGAGATGTGGAGGTGAAGCTCACCGGTGTCCGGGACCTCGCGGGGAACCCAGTAGCAGCGCCTTCGGCGAGTTGGTCCTGGAGTGTCCCTGCGTGGCTCCCTGTCGGTCCCCGCGATGGGCTCGTCATCGAAGAAGGTGCTGCGACCCTGTCACGGCTGGCGCTGAGGGAGCACGCTCCGCAAGCCGCGATCGTTGCATTCCGGGTCGACAACGGCGTGGGGGTACGTCGCTGGACGGGGCAGACCTGGGAGCGACTGGGCTCCGTCCTGAAGCCCGCCAGCACCACCGCCGACTTCCACTTCAGCAACGACGGCGAACCGGTCGTTGCCTTCTCCCACTTTTTCAAGCGAGAGGACGAGGAACTCGGACTTGTCGACGTGGCCGAAACGGCCATCCATCGCTGGGCGGGCGCCGAATGGGAACGTTTTGCACTGACCGCCAGTGACTGGGACACGGCGTGGCCTACGAACTGGCCCGAGCAGCGCGAAGCCCCCTCCTTCGCGTTCGACACCGCGGGGACACCCTTTCTCGCGCACGGAACTGGCGCCTACTCGGGATTCGGCTGCCAGGGTGATGTCCATCTCGCCGTCCAGACACAGAGCGACGGAAACTGGCTTCAAGTCGACAGCCCGTCTCGCGGCGCTCCAGAACAGTGCGGAATCGTCTCCACCCCCACCCTGTCGTTGAACAGCTCGCGGCTCCCGGTCGTCGCCTGGGCTGAAGTCATGCAAGAGGGAGGTACGCCGACCCAGGACGCGCGCATCTTCGTCAAGCAACGCACGGCCGTAGGCTGGAACGCGTTGGGCGGAGCCATCAGGCACCACTCCGGTGGCACCTTCGCGTCTCAGCCCGTCTTGAAGGTATCGGCCGCGGACGTGCCAGTCCTCGCCTGGAAGGAATCCAATCCCAGCGGCTCTGGCACAACGGCGACGGACATTTACGTGCGTCAGTGGGAAGACCGCCAGTGGAAGGCACTGGGCGGCCCTCTCAGCGCAGCTCCCGGCAACACCCCCGCGGACAGCCCCGCGCTCGCATTGGACAGCGAGGGCACCCCGGTCATCGCCTGGATTGAAGAAGAGGGCACCGCCAGACACGTGCACGTCAGGACGTGGACCGGCGATGACTGGCTGCCGCTCAACACTGCACCCAGTGCGATTCCGAAATCCAACGGCGCCGCCACGGTGTCGCTCCAGTTGGATACAGACGGCACCCCCTGGGTGGCATGGGACGCCAGCCCTGGTGGCGGCCCTGTACGAATCTTCGTCTACCGATTCAACCGCTAG